The following are from one region of the Endozoicomonas sp. 4G genome:
- a CDS encoding type II toxin-antitoxin system HicA family toxin: protein MNNASKKTLKAIFANPINGNIEWRRVEALFLSLGAERTTKGGSSVSFVLNDVRADFHRPHPDGASLRYRIKDARRFLEQAGITL, encoded by the coding sequence ATGAATAATGCAAGCAAAAAAACACTAAAGGCCATCTTTGCTAACCCAATCAATGGCAATATTGAGTGGCGCAGGGTCGAAGCGTTATTTCTGTCATTAGGGGCTGAACGTACAACCAAAGGCGGTTCTTCAGTCAGCTTTGTGCTCAACGACGTACGTGCTGACTTCCACAGACCACATCCAGATGGAGCATCGTTAAGATATCGTATCAAAGATGCTCGACGCTTTCTGGAACAAGCAGGGATCACACTATGA
- a CDS encoding type II toxin-antitoxin system RelE/ParE family toxin, which produces MIYWEVESLNDREKIFEFIYEFNPIAAEKTDEVIEAKVENLLEQPYMGVERDGIRGRLLIIPEVSMIVSYYIDNKNIRVMRVLHQKQKFPTD; this is translated from the coding sequence ATGATTTATTGGGAAGTGGAGTCATTAAATGATAGAGAAAAAATCTTTGAGTTTATTTACGAATTTAACCCCATAGCTGCTGAAAAGACTGATGAAGTTATTGAAGCTAAAGTTGAGAATTTGCTAGAGCAACCCTATATGGGTGTTGAGCGTGATGGCATTCGTGGGCGTTTATTAATCATTCCAGAAGTATCAATGATTGTTTCTTACTACATCGACAATAAGAATATCCGCGTTATGCGTGTTCTGCATCAAAAACAAAAATTTCCAACAGACTAA
- a CDS encoding type II toxin-antitoxin system RelB/DinJ family antitoxin → METRIQFRVDEETKRLAQQMTESQGRTISDACRELTEQLADQQRKILSQEAWLTEQVNLAFEKLDSHKSNFIEHDAAKNEMIKRKAKIRKRGYR, encoded by the coding sequence ATGGAAACCAGAATACAATTTCGAGTCGATGAAGAAACGAAAAGGTTGGCTCAACAGATGACTGAAAGCCAAGGGCGAACTATTAGCGATGCCTGCCGAGAACTTACAGAACAACTTGCTGATCAGCAGAGAAAAATATTATCGCAAGAAGCTTGGTTAACGGAACAAGTCAACTTGGCTTTTGAGAAACTTGATTCTCATAAATCCAATTTTATAGAGCATGACGCGGCCAAAAATGAAATGATAAAACGCAAGGCGAAAATTCGTAAGCGAGGTTATCGTTGA
- a CDS encoding HIRAN domain-containing protein — translation MHSKVNSVFLAWQDPLKREWHPVGKLTRHGDHYQFQYTRGAGQSKRFTPFTGMEDLTKVYQSEQLFPLFANRLLSERRPEYKLLLSWLGIEGQHCPLLILAKTGGFKNTDNLQVFPEVQQNTTGSFEFDFFVHGVRYVSDSARARIKTLQSGDPLLLMQDFQNPKDPMALVIRTNEAPEIVGYCPRYLAKGIHQLMTQEADLTLVVKRANDDAPLYYQLMCTLTVKTEDAKSQCELFDDEAFKPFCPTL, via the coding sequence ATGCATTCAAAAGTAAACAGCGTATTTTTAGCCTGGCAGGACCCGTTAAAAAGGGAGTGGCACCCGGTAGGCAAGCTGACCCGGCACGGTGATCATTACCAGTTTCAATACACTCGGGGAGCAGGCCAAAGCAAACGGTTTACACCGTTTACCGGTATGGAGGATTTAACCAAGGTTTATCAGTCTGAGCAGTTGTTCCCGCTGTTTGCCAACCGACTGTTATCAGAACGTCGGCCTGAGTATAAGCTGCTATTATCCTGGCTGGGTATCGAGGGGCAGCATTGCCCGTTGCTTATTCTGGCCAAAACCGGTGGATTTAAAAATACTGATAATTTGCAGGTTTTCCCTGAGGTGCAGCAGAACACGACGGGGTCCTTTGAATTCGATTTTTTTGTTCATGGTGTACGCTATGTTTCGGACTCCGCCCGAGCCCGGATTAAAACGTTGCAGTCGGGCGATCCGCTGCTACTGATGCAGGATTTTCAGAACCCGAAAGACCCGATGGCCCTTGTTATTCGTACCAACGAAGCACCGGAGATCGTTGGTTATTGCCCAAGATATCTGGCGAAAGGCATTCATCAATTGATGACTCAGGAAGCTGACCTCACGCTTGTGGTTAAACGGGCTAATGACGATGCGCCTTTGTACTATCAGCTGATGTGCACACTGACCGTCAAGACAGAAGATGCAAAATCACAGTGTGAACTTTTTGATGATGAAGCGTTTAAACCATTCTGCCCCACCTTATAG
- a CDS encoding BrnA antitoxin family protein yields MSKELKKPDYISQEDWDSVDVPEWTDEEIANARPAVEVLPEIVEEYRRTRGQQKEPTKEQVSIRLSPEVLDYFRGQGKGWQTQIDDILKAHIAGH; encoded by the coding sequence ATGAGCAAAGAACTCAAAAAGCCCGATTACATTAGTCAGGAAGACTGGGATTCAGTGGATGTCCCGGAATGGACCGATGAAGAAATTGCTAATGCCCGTCCAGCTGTAGAAGTTCTCCCCGAAATTGTTGAGGAATACCGCCGAACCCGCGGACAGCAGAAAGAACCGACCAAGGAGCAGGTGTCTATCCGCCTCAGCCCTGAGGTACTGGATTATTTTCGTGGTCAGGGTAAAGGCTGGCAGACACAGATTGATGATATTTTAAAAGCACACATTGCCGGACACTGA
- a CDS encoding autotransporter outer membrane beta-barrel domain-containing protein, with amino-acid sequence MSHRQSQVFFSKSLLAFTIASVISGWALGQDNSNDFPSGEWPPEKTKVVTGEETIPSGVTITVGPEDAKTAAEIKFIEMKGGKLTIEKGGAVTSESPAPAGFEVFMIRSKDVGGNSVINDGELSSAKDKTGHAAEVIIRLEKSKDTASNYGTMNIQGVKRLGPPRGLELFPDDGSITNEKGATINALSDEAIGLMVLNGLGTNKGTINLNDKFPAPSYGMKASNFKRSPPSLQGNAVILNDSTGIINVQGGNDYGMAATVFARSKPPQDCYSVAVNKGTINVIGKGSVGLSTDTDQGQIDNGLTTGTVFTHPGTTGIKISNNGELVNPGRIKGTGTGLLLEGNFPHGVHVQYNGYIEGSPAIKMGPETATINPLYLEGVSVKGDIIGNGSQSSFLHITPKSEDTPVTITGDISGFTNIDVSGKGWSTRGWISGAATLNASSVMSHLIVSDKKESLINPPGTFLRFATTGDSKNRLDVRSDKGGKIENLYVFGSAQVSLVPGLEHIKVFDSGAWSVSPDAALPNLLTITSESKGVINEISTQSPANKPQSLYLSFSESSLVGRNLGVYSLPESTIKKIDLSAKDYRPPLWLFVEGGDVANITGDPDRYDELILNSGSVAGSVTNISSIKVTGSEWSFGGWADGTRQVSLKSAINGILVSDEATQVTEPTGKILNIKTSSNPVSIISNADQQANLWLQGKARITDLQGARKIYLESSDNWSVTGPVTNPYSIKIESAGGVDDISTGTESTSKNKTLALVFNGDYADDHHFMVDNHGTLKNLNFSSDANRPPLVFMQSGGTVQSVKGRSDMHDTLVMVSGDVKEQAGFDHLVIRGSDWGSLKMDDPFTVFVNEKGVINEIVDHNPVVTEKGKNQLLVSFHNQPTLLGQSFSVFNDGKVGSLDLSSAGHRPPLQFVQSAGTTFSIKGRPDLDDKLFLEGGSIIQSVSGIRDIRIMGKDWTTAAIQDPAGIIVVERAAASLITTRGVNLPGNTASTLPLSFTAPPPEPHSGLKNVTLLNSGTVSAIEFNDLSEHRRPGINIIQSGGSIGSILSRTGKGDTLDVQAGIVKGNMTGLDSMTFSGEDTQFGGQRIETMGTVNVTGKLTLTSNQTVSVTPIKKLQSTPSSVTYITNLHVAKGGTLAATRHNTVLAVEGVYRQDGRLELTLDKQSDPKAPYVKANFVNIGPDAVVLLDNKTDIVAGTEYLLMQSTDSDINTRPSLETTTPLSRYTRIYPKLTARQLFVASIGKGTYVGDLARSGGANKSAIKAIETAVNRKRSSTSSLLNSGDGDSDPLNTWVLNELKKDHDNPVKIAKIADQMTPDLSGATVGSAIASIRQAVSAVGARQSGLRTGIAAGDMVSSGNLWLQYAYSDATQDKKNGYFGYQAKTNGFTLGVDSDLNERITLGAAYTYTKSDIKGKGGSDNTIDNEGHTFSVYSSFEQGPMFVDGRLGYTWGKNDGKRYVGSNEIKSNYDINAWDIGLLGGYKIPLGQSAEWSWIPQLAFNYASIKPDDYREVGVTGRSNYLRFDRVKNDTYEILELGAGLKLLGDIATASMTVKPEVSLMAYHDFKDDPVTMTAHFAQGGNAFVVNGAGREQSRYQFGAAVNMESRGNLAVTLSYHYDWMDSYEAHGVIARVSYGF; translated from the coding sequence ATGAGTCATCGTCAGTCTCAGGTGTTTTTCTCAAAGAGCCTTCTTGCTTTTACCATCGCTTCTGTGATTTCCGGATGGGCTTTGGGACAAGATAACAGTAACGACTTTCCTTCCGGAGAATGGCCCCCCGAAAAAACCAAAGTTGTGACAGGAGAAGAGACCATACCGAGTGGCGTAACCATCACCGTTGGGCCCGAAGATGCAAAAACAGCCGCTGAGATAAAATTCATAGAAATGAAAGGAGGAAAATTAACCATCGAAAAAGGAGGCGCTGTCACAAGCGAATCACCTGCCCCCGCAGGGTTTGAGGTCTTTATGATAAGAAGTAAGGACGTTGGCGGTAACTCAGTCATTAATGATGGAGAACTCAGTAGTGCAAAAGACAAAACTGGTCATGCCGCTGAGGTAATCATCAGACTAGAGAAATCGAAGGATACTGCCAGCAATTACGGCACAATGAATATTCAAGGGGTAAAGAGACTAGGCCCACCCAGAGGCCTTGAACTTTTTCCAGATGATGGTTCTATTACTAATGAGAAGGGCGCAACCATTAATGCCTTAAGCGATGAAGCGATTGGTTTGATGGTTTTGAACGGTTTAGGCACAAACAAAGGCACCATTAACCTAAACGACAAATTTCCGGCTCCATCGTACGGAATGAAAGCTAGTAATTTCAAACGGTCTCCCCCCTCTCTTCAGGGTAATGCAGTGATTTTGAATGACAGCACAGGCATCATCAACGTTCAGGGTGGAAACGACTATGGCATGGCTGCAACAGTCTTTGCCCGCAGTAAGCCACCACAAGACTGCTACTCTGTCGCCGTTAACAAGGGCACTATCAATGTCATTGGTAAGGGCAGTGTTGGTCTGAGTACCGATACAGACCAGGGCCAAATAGACAACGGGTTAACGACGGGTACTGTCTTTACCCATCCGGGCACAACGGGTATCAAAATCTCCAATAATGGTGAGCTTGTGAATCCGGGGAGGATCAAAGGTACCGGCACTGGCTTGTTGCTGGAGGGTAACTTTCCACATGGCGTTCACGTTCAATACAACGGATATATTGAGGGTTCGCCTGCCATTAAAATGGGGCCGGAAACAGCAACGATCAACCCTTTGTATTTAGAAGGCGTATCCGTTAAGGGCGACATTATCGGTAACGGCAGCCAAAGCAGCTTCCTCCATATTACTCCCAAGAGCGAAGATACCCCCGTGACCATCACCGGCGATATTTCCGGCTTCACCAATATTGATGTTTCCGGAAAAGGCTGGAGCACCCGTGGCTGGATTTCAGGTGCGGCCACCCTTAATGCATCCAGTGTGATGAGTCACTTGATTGTGAGTGACAAAAAAGAATCCTTGATTAACCCCCCTGGCACTTTTTTAAGGTTTGCTACTACGGGTGATAGCAAGAACAGACTGGACGTAAGGAGTGATAAGGGAGGCAAGATAGAAAACCTGTACGTGTTCGGTAGCGCGCAGGTGAGTCTTGTCCCAGGGCTTGAACATATAAAGGTGTTCGATTCCGGGGCCTGGTCAGTTTCGCCTGATGCCGCCTTGCCCAACCTGCTCACCATTACCTCAGAATCGAAAGGTGTCATTAACGAAATTTCCACCCAGAGTCCTGCCAACAAACCCCAGTCTCTCTACCTGTCGTTCAGTGAATCAAGTTTGGTTGGCCGTAACCTTGGCGTATACAGTTTACCTGAAAGCACCATCAAGAAAATTGACCTGTCTGCCAAAGACTACCGGCCTCCTCTGTGGCTCTTTGTGGAAGGGGGCGATGTAGCAAACATCACAGGCGACCCTGATCGCTACGATGAACTGATACTGAACTCTGGTTCGGTGGCGGGTTCCGTTACCAATATCAGCAGCATCAAGGTAACAGGTTCAGAATGGAGCTTTGGGGGATGGGCCGACGGCACACGACAAGTGTCTCTGAAATCCGCTATAAATGGGATCCTTGTTTCTGACGAGGCAACTCAGGTAACAGAACCGACAGGAAAAATCCTGAATATAAAGACCAGCAGCAACCCGGTCAGCATCATCAGCAATGCTGACCAACAAGCGAATCTATGGTTGCAGGGCAAAGCCCGAATCACCGACCTGCAGGGTGCCAGAAAAATTTATCTGGAAAGTAGCGATAACTGGTCAGTGACCGGGCCAGTCACCAACCCCTACTCCATCAAAATAGAGTCTGCCGGGGGGGTTGACGATATCAGCACTGGCACTGAATCTACATCGAAAAATAAAACGCTTGCCCTGGTCTTTAATGGTGACTACGCCGACGATCACCACTTTATGGTGGATAATCATGGAACACTGAAAAACCTGAACTTTTCCAGTGATGCTAACCGCCCTCCTCTGGTGTTTATGCAATCAGGTGGCACTGTCCAGAGCGTAAAAGGCCGATCTGACATGCACGACACCCTTGTCATGGTTTCAGGCGATGTTAAGGAGCAGGCTGGCTTTGATCATCTGGTTATCCGGGGATCAGACTGGGGTTCGCTGAAAATGGATGATCCTTTTACCGTGTTCGTTAATGAAAAGGGTGTCATCAACGAAATCGTTGATCATAACCCCGTCGTCACAGAGAAAGGAAAAAATCAACTACTGGTGTCGTTCCATAATCAACCCACTTTATTGGGTCAATCCTTTAGCGTGTTCAATGATGGAAAGGTGGGAAGCCTTGATTTATCCAGTGCTGGTCACAGACCGCCACTGCAATTTGTTCAGTCAGCGGGTACTACTTTCTCTATAAAAGGCCGTCCAGATCTGGACGATAAGCTGTTTCTCGAAGGTGGCAGCATTATTCAGTCTGTCAGTGGCATACGGGACATTCGGATCATGGGCAAAGACTGGACAACCGCTGCCATACAAGATCCGGCAGGCATTATTGTGGTTGAAAGAGCTGCCGCCAGTCTGATTACCACCCGTGGCGTCAATTTGCCCGGCAATACTGCTTCAACATTGCCGCTCAGTTTCACCGCGCCACCACCGGAACCTCACTCTGGCCTTAAGAACGTCACACTCCTCAACAGTGGCACGGTGTCAGCCATTGAGTTTAATGACCTCAGTGAGCACCGCCGTCCGGGCATCAATATTATTCAGAGTGGCGGCAGCATTGGCAGTATCCTGAGCCGAACCGGTAAAGGCGACACTCTGGATGTTCAGGCAGGTATTGTGAAAGGTAATATGACCGGGCTGGACTCCATGACCTTCAGTGGTGAGGACACTCAATTCGGTGGTCAACGGATAGAAACCATGGGGACAGTAAACGTCACCGGCAAACTGACCCTGACTTCAAACCAGACCGTCTCTGTTACACCCATCAAAAAGCTTCAATCAACTCCCAGTTCAGTCACTTACATCACCAACCTCCATGTTGCAAAAGGCGGTACGCTGGCTGCAACAAGGCATAACACGGTGCTGGCAGTAGAAGGCGTTTACAGACAGGATGGCAGACTGGAATTGACCCTGGATAAGCAGAGCGATCCGAAAGCGCCTTACGTCAAAGCCAATTTCGTTAACATCGGCCCTGACGCCGTTGTTTTACTGGATAATAAAACGGATATCGTTGCGGGCACTGAATATCTTTTGATGCAATCAACCGACAGCGATATTAATACAAGACCCAGCCTCGAAACGACTACACCACTCAGTCGTTACACCCGAATCTATCCCAAACTGACTGCCAGACAGCTATTTGTTGCCAGCATTGGTAAAGGCACCTACGTAGGTGACCTTGCCAGATCCGGCGGTGCTAACAAATCGGCAATAAAAGCCATCGAAACCGCAGTCAATCGTAAGAGAAGCAGTACATCGTCCCTGCTCAACTCAGGCGACGGTGACAGTGACCCCCTGAACACCTGGGTGCTGAACGAACTCAAAAAAGACCATGACAATCCTGTCAAAATTGCCAAAATCGCCGACCAGATGACACCTGACCTGTCTGGCGCCACGGTCGGTTCGGCCATCGCTTCAATCAGGCAGGCCGTCAGTGCCGTTGGTGCCCGCCAGTCCGGGCTTCGCACCGGTATTGCTGCGGGTGATATGGTCTCTTCCGGTAATCTCTGGTTGCAGTACGCCTACAGCGATGCCACTCAGGATAAAAAGAACGGCTACTTCGGTTATCAGGCCAAAACCAATGGCTTCACACTGGGTGTCGATTCTGATCTCAATGAACGTATCACGTTAGGTGCCGCCTACACCTATACGAAGAGTGATATTAAAGGAAAAGGTGGCTCAGACAACACGATTGATAACGAAGGCCATACCTTCAGCGTATATTCCAGCTTTGAGCAAGGCCCCATGTTTGTCGATGGTCGTCTAGGTTATACCTGGGGTAAAAATGACGGGAAACGCTATGTCGGGAGCAACGAGATCAAATCAAACTATGACATCAACGCCTGGGATATCGGTCTGCTGGGTGGCTATAAAATACCGTTGGGTCAGTCAGCAGAATGGAGCTGGATTCCACAGCTGGCCTTCAACTATGCCAGCATCAAGCCAGACGACTACAGGGAGGTGGGCGTTACTGGTAGATCCAATTACCTGCGGTTTGACAGAGTTAAAAACGACACTTACGAAATACTGGAGCTAGGCGCCGGTTTAAAACTGCTGGGCGATATTGCCACAGCCAGCATGACCGTCAAACCAGAAGTCAGCCTGATGGCCTACCACGACTTCAAGGATGACCCGGTGACCATGACCGCACACTTTGCCCAGGGTGGTAATGCGTTCGTGGTGAACGGGGCCGGACGTGAACAGAGCCGTTACCAGTTCGGTGCTGCAGTTAATATGGAAAGTCGCGGCAACCTGGCCGTTACCCTGAGCTATCACTATGACTGGATGGACAGTTATGAGGCTCATGGGGTTATTGCCAGGGTGAGTTATGGGTTTTGA